One part of the Rutidosis leptorrhynchoides isolate AG116_Rl617_1_P2 chromosome 1, CSIRO_AGI_Rlap_v1, whole genome shotgun sequence genome encodes these proteins:
- the LOC139885623 gene encoding cullin-associated NEDD8-dissociated protein 1-like gives MASSSIPGILEKMTGKDKDYRYMATSDLLNELNKEGFRLESDLELRLSNTVLQQLDDAAGDVSGLAVKCLAPLVKKIHSAQVLDMTNKLCDKLLNGKDQHRDIASIALKTIFSEIHISSVAQSVLVSISPKLIGGITSPALKTDIKCECLDILCDILHKFGNLMTSDHELLLSALLPQLSSNQATVRKKTVSCIASLASSLSDDLLAKATVEVVRLLKNKGTKPELTRTNIQMIGALSRAVGYRFGPHLGDTVPILIQYCMNASENDEELREYSLQALESFLLRCPRDIFSYCNEILHLSLEYLSYDPNFTDDMEEDTDDEVNDDEEDDDSANEYTDDEDASWKVRRAAAKCLAALIVSRPEMLSNLYNEACPKLIDRFKEREENVKMDVFNTFIELLRQTGNVTKGQVDIDKLSPRWSLKQEVPKIVKSINKQLREKSVKTKIGAFSVLKELVVVLPDCLAEHIGSLIPGIDKALCEKSSTSNLKIEALIFTRLVLSSHSPAVFHPYIKAISDPVLFAVGERYYKVTAEALRVCGELVRVVRPNIKVFDYDFKPYVHPIYNAIMSRLTNQDQDQEVKECAISCMGLVVSTFGDHLTAQLPACLPVLVDRMGNEITRLTAVKAFAVIAASPLHLDLSCVLQHVIGELTAFLRKANRALRQATLGTLNTLIVAYGDKIGSAAYEVIIVELSTLISDSDLHMTALALELCCTLMSDRRSGPTIGLTVRNKVLPQALTLVKSALLQGQALLALQNFFATLVYSANTSFDVLLESLLSTAKSSPQSGGIAKQALFSIAQCVAVLCLAAGENKCSSTVKMLTNILKDDSTSNSAKKHIALLCLGEIGRRKDLSSHAHIENIVIESFQSPFEEIKSAASYALGNIAVGNLPKYLPFILNQIDNQQKKQYLLLHSLKEVIVRQSVDKAEFQDSSVEKILNLLFNYCESEEEGVRNVVAECLGKISLIKPLKLVLALKERTTRPAAFTRATVVVAVKYSIVERPEKIDSVLYPEISSFLMLIKDQDRHVRRAAVLALSTAGHNKPNLVKGLLPELLPYLYDQTVIKKELIRTVDLGPFKHTVDDGLELRKAAFECVDTLLDNCLDQLNPSSFIVPYLKSGLDDHYDVKMPCHLILSKLADKCPSAILAVLDSLVDPLQKTVTFRPKQDAVKQEVDRNEDMIRSALRAIASLNSISGGDCSHKFKNLMAEIAKSPPLWEKYCSIRNE, from the exons ATGGCAAGTTCATCCATACCTGGTATCCTTGAGAAG ATGACTGGGAAAGATAAAGATTACAGATATATGGCAACTTCTGATCTTTTAAATGAATTAAACAAAGAGGGTTTTAGACTTGAAAGTGACCTAGAGTTAAGATTATCTAATACCGTTCTACAGCAGCTTGATGATGCAGCCGGTGACGTGTCTGGATTGGCTGTTAAATG TCTTGCTCCTCTGGTAAAGAAGATCCATTCAGCACAGGTACTGGATATGACCAATAAGCTATGTGATAAGTTGTTGAACGGGAAAGATCAGCATCGTGACATTGCAAGCATAGCTTTGAAGACCATATTTTCTGAAATCCATATATCCTCGGTTGCACAATCAGTTCTTGTTTCTATTTCTCCAAAGTTGATAGGAGGAATTACAAGTCCG GCATTGAAGACAGATATTAAATGTGAATGCCTTGATATCTTATGTGACATCCTGCATAAATTTGGAAATTTGATGACATCAGATCATGAATTGCTGTTAAGTGCGCTACTGCCTCAATTAAGTTCTAATCAAGCTACTGTTAGAAAGAAGACTGTATCATGTATAG CTTCCCTAGCCTCAAGCCTCTCAGATGACTTGTTAGCTAAGGCCACCGTTGAAGTTGTCCGGCTTCTAAAAAATAAGGGAACAAAACCTGAATTGACCCGTACAAACATTCAGATGATTGGGGCTTTAAG CCGTGCTGTCGGTTATCGGTTTGGTCCACATCTCGGAGATACAGTTCCAATTCTTATTCAATATTGCATGAATGCATCAGAGAATGATGAGGAGCTTCGCGAGTATAGTTTGCAG GCCCTGGAAAGTTTCCTACTTAGATGCCCCAGGGACATTTTCTCATACTGTAATGAAATATTACATCTTAGTTTGGAATATCTTAGTTATGATCCCAACTTCACTGATGATATGGAAGAGGACACTGATGATGAAGTCAATGATGACGAGGAGGATGA TGATAGTGCTAATGAATATACTGATGACGAAGATGCCAGCTGGAAAGTTCGAAGAGCGGCTGCAAAGTGCCTGGCAGCACTAATCGTTTCTCGTCCTGAGATGCTCTCAAATCTGTATAACGAG GCTTGTCCGAAGTTGATCGATAGGTTTAAAGAGAGAGAGGAAAATGTCAAG ATGGATGTTTTTAACACCTTCATCGAGTTGCTACGTCAAACAGGAAATGTAACAAAGGGGCAGGTTGACATTGACAAACTAAG cCCCAGATGGTCACTGAAGCAAGAAGTACCCAAGATTGTCAAATCTATAAATAAGCAATTGCGTGAAAAATCTGTCAAGACAAAG ATCGGTGCCTTTTCGGTTCTAAAAGAgcttgttgttgttttgcctgattGCCTTGCTGAACACATTGGATCGCTCATTCCTGGAATTGACAAAGCTCTTTGC GAAAAATCTTCAACCTCAAACCTGAAGATCGAGGCTCTTATATTTACAAGATTAGTTTTATCTTCCCATTCTCCTGCTGTTTTTCATCCGTACATCAAG GCTATTTCTGATCCTGTTTTATTTGCTGTTGGTGAACGCTACTACAAAGTTACGGCTGAGGCATTAAGAGTATGCGGTGAACTTGTTCGAGTTGTGCGCCCAAACATCAAG GTGTTCGATTATGATTTCAAACCATATGTCCACCCAATATATAATGCTATCATGTCACGCTTGACTAACCAAGATCAAGACCAGGAGGTCAAGGAATGTGCTATTTCTTGTATGGGGCTTGTTGTTTCAACGTTTGGTGATCACCTCACGGCACAACTACCTGCGTGCCTTCCTGTTCTTGTGGACCGAATGGGAAACGAGATAACCAGACTTACTGCTGTAAAG GCTTTTGCAGTCATAGCTGCATCTCCATTGCATCTAGACCTTTCATGTGTGCTACAACATGTCATTGGGGAGCTAACTGCATTTCTACGGAAG GCTAATCGAGCATTAAGGCAGGCAACACTTGGTACATTAAACACATTGATTGTTGCCTATGGTGATAAAATTGGATCTGCTGCTTATGAAGTTATCATTGTGGAACTTTCAACTTTGATCAG TGATTCAGACTTGCATATGACGGCTCTTGCTCTAGAACTCTGCTGTACTTTGATGTCAGACAGGAGGTCTGGTCCAACTATCGGTTTGACTGTCAGAAATAAAGTTCTTCCCCAGGCCCTGACTTTAGTCAAAAGTGCATTACTTCAAGGACAGGCCCTCTTG GCTTTGCAAAACTTCTTTGCTACTCTGGTTTACTCTGCAAACACGAGTTTTGATGTTCTGCTTGAATCTCTTCTTTCTACCGCtaaatcatctcctcaatctggtgGTATTGCAAAACAAGCTTTGTTTTCCATAGCGCAGTGTGTTGCTGTACTTTGCCTGGCTGCTGGTGAGAACAAATGTTCATCTACTgtaaaaatgcttacaaatatctTGAAAGATGATAGCACTTCTAACTCA GCCAAGAAACATATTGCCTTGCTATGTTTGGGTGAAATTGGGAGGAGAAAAGATTTGAGCTCGCATGCACACATAGAAAACATAGTTATTGAATCTTTTCAGTCTCCCTTTGAAGAAATCAAATCTGCAGCCTCTTATGCTCTTGGCAATATTGCTGTTGGGAATCTACCCAAGTATTTGCCAtttatcttgaaccagatcgataaTCAGCAGAAAAAGCAGTATCTTTTACTCCATTCTTTGAAAGAG GTGATAGTGAGACAATCTGTAGATAAAGCAGAATTTCAAGATTCCAGTGTTGAAAAGATACTCAATTTGCTATTCAATTATTGTGAAAGTGAGGAAGAGGGTGTTCGTAATGTGGTAGCAGAGTGCCTTGGGAAAATTTCTTTGATTAAGCCTTTAAAACTTGTTCTTGCTCTCAAG GAGCGAACAACGAGGCCTGCTGCATTCACCCGAGCAACAGTAGTTGTTGCTGTGAAGTATTCTATAGTTGAAAGACCCGAGAAGATTGATTCGGTTTTGTACCCAGAGATTTCCTCATTCCTTATGCTTATTAAGGATCAGGACCGG CATGTTAGACGTGCTGCTGTTCTGGCTTTGAGTACAGCTGGTCACAACAAGCCAAACCTCGTCAAGGGACTTCTTCCGGAACTTTTGCCATATCTTTATGATCAGACGGTTATTAAG AAAGAACTGATTAGGACGGTTGACCTTGGTCCTTTTAAGCATACAGTTGACGATGGCCTTGAGTTGAGGAAAGCAGCTTTTGAATGTGTAGATACATTGCTTGACAATTGCCTTGATCAGTTGAACCCTTCATCTTTTATTGTGCCTTACCTCAAATCTGGTCTTGATG ATCATTATGATGTTAAGATGCCATGCCATCTCATCCTGTCAAAACTTGCTGACAAGTGTCCTTCAGCTATCTTGGCAG TTTTAGATTCATTGGTCGACCCACTCCAGAAAACTGTTACCTTCAGACCAAAACAAGATGCTGTAAAGCAAGAAGTCGATCGCAATGAAGACATGATTAGGAGTGCACTTAGAGCTATTGCATCTTTGAATAGTATCAG TGGAGGCGATTGCAGCCACAAGTTCAAAAATCTAATGGCTGAAATAGCGAAATCACCGCCACTATGGGAGAAATATTGTTCCATCCGCAACGAGTGA